Proteins co-encoded in one Candidatus Limnocylindrales bacterium genomic window:
- a CDS encoding glucoamylase family protein, which translates to MVPRSLAAGVAARPAQASRQLAIDFLRIAESQPLAPSEPAIDPASPKAEPAIGAAAEPAPAEPTQAQEEAPADPSAVSADDVPDDANATPSTTVPARPDAHEIIDTNAPRLLTEQEPTQKKIWEQQNGGFTASRLAIQRRLRDYPTRLLVPRSGLPRQMRAFLRRTAEDTWRGLMALTDYESGLPVDHVRFEGSPLPPLAAHIGDYVNVTSIGLQLACIAAARAIDLIGTEAAQFEAAKILDTLGHLERHEGQFYNYYDTTSLEATSTFLSFVDTAWLVAGLIVTRQAFPELAPVVNEILDSIDLGYFYDRTTRQMSHGYYVNKGVLSVYTYGAFYTEARLGSLIAIGKGDAPVNHWYAMKRAMKPRCSDGNCPTTHELAYTARDGRTMRVTTFRWQGRQYVPSWGGSMFEALMPRLVLDEERYAPRSLGPNGEAHAMIQQEYAREVLGFPVWGMSPSSTPSDGRYGEFGVPVLGSHGYAAGIVTPHAAALALAVAPDDAADNLMDMARRYDIYGEYGFYDAVDPGNGQVGYSLLQLDQAMLFLSVANHLSQNAVPRLFAADPYIKPALALLGEERFFE; encoded by the coding sequence GTGGTACCTCGCTCGCTTGCTGCCGGTGTCGCGGCGCGGCCCGCCCAGGCCTCCCGTCAGCTTGCCATCGATTTCCTCCGCATCGCCGAGAGCCAGCCGCTCGCGCCCTCCGAGCCAGCCATCGATCCGGCGTCGCCGAAGGCGGAGCCGGCCATCGGTGCGGCAGCCGAGCCTGCGCCGGCTGAACCGACACAGGCGCAGGAGGAGGCGCCTGCGGATCCCTCGGCCGTTTCGGCCGACGACGTACCCGACGACGCCAACGCCACGCCCTCCACCACGGTCCCGGCGCGTCCGGACGCGCACGAGATCATCGACACGAACGCGCCACGGCTGCTGACCGAGCAGGAGCCGACGCAGAAGAAGATCTGGGAACAGCAGAACGGCGGCTTCACGGCCTCGCGCCTGGCCATCCAGCGACGGCTGCGCGACTACCCGACTCGCCTGCTCGTGCCGCGCAGCGGCCTGCCGCGACAGATGCGCGCGTTCCTGCGCCGCACTGCCGAAGACACCTGGCGCGGCCTGATGGCTTTGACCGACTACGAGAGCGGGCTTCCCGTCGATCACGTGCGCTTCGAGGGCTCGCCGCTGCCTCCGCTGGCCGCGCACATCGGCGACTACGTCAACGTGACTTCGATCGGGCTGCAGCTGGCGTGCATCGCCGCGGCGCGCGCCATCGACCTGATCGGCACCGAAGCCGCACAGTTCGAGGCCGCCAAGATCCTCGACACCCTCGGGCACCTCGAGCGCCACGAAGGCCAGTTCTACAACTACTACGACACGACCTCGCTCGAGGCGACCAGCACGTTCCTCTCCTTCGTCGACACGGCCTGGCTCGTCGCGGGCCTCATCGTGACGCGGCAGGCCTTTCCGGAGCTGGCGCCGGTCGTCAACGAGATCCTGGACAGCATCGACCTCGGCTACTTCTACGACCGCACCACCCGGCAGATGTCGCACGGCTACTACGTCAACAAGGGTGTCCTGTCGGTCTACACCTACGGCGCCTTTTATACGGAGGCGCGCCTGGGCAGCCTCATCGCCATCGGCAAGGGCGATGCCCCGGTCAACCACTGGTACGCCATGAAGCGGGCGATGAAGCCGCGCTGCAGCGACGGCAACTGCCCCACCACGCACGAGCTGGCCTACACAGCGCGCGACGGGCGGACCATGCGCGTGACGACCTTCCGCTGGCAGGGGCGACAGTACGTGCCTTCCTGGGGCGGCAGCATGTTCGAGGCCCTCATGCCGCGCCTCGTCCTCGACGAAGAGCGCTACGCGCCCAGGAGCCTCGGTCCCAACGGCGAGGCGCACGCGATGATCCAGCAGGAGTACGCGCGCGAGGTCCTCGGCTTTCCGGTCTGGGGAATGTCCCCGTCGTCGACGCCGAGCGATGGGCGCTACGGCGAGTTCGGCGTGCCGGTGCTCGGCTCCCACGGGTATGCCGCGGGCATCGTCACTCCGCACGCCGCGGCGCTGGCGCTTGCGGTTGCTCCGGACGATGCTGCCGACAACCTCATGGACATGGCCCGCCGCTACGACATCTACGGCGAATACGGCTTCTACGACGCCGTCGACCCCGGCAATGGTCAGGTCGGATATTCCCTGCTCCAGCTCGACCAGGCCATGCTGTTCCTGTCCGTCGCCAACCATCTCTCCCAGAACGCCGTTCCGCGCCTGTTCGCGGCCGATCCCTACATCAAGCCCGCGCTGGCCCTGCTCGGCGAGGAGCGATTCTTCGAGTAG
- the ugpC gene encoding sn-glycerol-3-phosphate ABC transporter ATP-binding protein UgpC, whose translation MADVACANLVKEYADSVRGLDDVSLTIEDGELMVLVGPSGCGKSTLLRVIAGLEQATSGSVVIGGRDVGRLSPQERNVAMVFQDYALYPHMTVRRNLEFPLRMRRMDRTEMTERVDRIAELLGLGQLMDRLPRQLSGGQRQRVAMGRALVREPSVSLLDEPLSNLDAKLRVQVRAEIGELQKRTATTMVYVTHDQVEAMTLGHRVCVLDRGRVQQVAPPAELYEKPANAFVAGFIGNPPMNLLPAAVGADGGSLRVQVGGCAFTLDGGGRPVAEDLRRTKTLGVRPEALEVVDAAGAPVEAVVEHVELLGHETLVHAAIAADSRGKPPFRVIARMSGAHAPGHGQRVGLAMQQDALHFFGEDGTAIR comes from the coding sequence GTGGCCGACGTCGCCTGCGCAAATCTGGTCAAGGAGTACGCGGACTCGGTTCGCGGCCTCGACGATGTCAGCCTGACCATCGAGGACGGCGAGCTGATGGTGCTGGTGGGGCCCTCGGGGTGCGGCAAGTCCACGCTGCTGCGCGTGATCGCCGGCCTGGAGCAGGCCACCAGCGGAAGCGTGGTCATCGGCGGACGCGACGTCGGGCGCCTGTCGCCGCAGGAGCGCAACGTGGCGATGGTCTTCCAGGACTACGCGCTGTACCCGCACATGACGGTGAGGCGTAACCTCGAGTTCCCGCTTCGGATGCGACGCATGGACAGGACGGAGATGACCGAGCGCGTCGACCGCATCGCCGAGCTGCTCGGTCTCGGCCAGCTCATGGACCGCCTGCCGCGCCAGCTCTCGGGCGGCCAGCGCCAGCGCGTGGCGATGGGGCGGGCGCTGGTTCGTGAGCCCAGCGTCTCGCTGCTGGACGAGCCGCTCTCGAACCTGGACGCCAAGCTGCGCGTGCAGGTGCGCGCCGAGATCGGCGAGCTGCAGAAGCGCACCGCCACCACCATGGTCTACGTCACGCACGATCAGGTCGAGGCGATGACGCTCGGCCATCGCGTGTGCGTGCTCGACCGCGGCCGCGTCCAGCAGGTGGCGCCGCCGGCCGAGCTGTACGAGAAGCCGGCCAACGCCTTCGTCGCCGGCTTCATCGGCAATCCGCCGATGAACCTGCTGCCGGCCGCCGTCGGCGCCGACGGCGGCAGCCTGCGCGTGCAGGTCGGCGGCTGCGCATTCACGCTCGATGGCGGTGGCCGCCCCGTCGCTGAAGATTTAAGACGTACGAAAACTTTGGGCGTGCGTCCCGAAGCGCTCGAAGTCGTCGACGCCGCTGGCGCGCCCGTCGAAGCGGTGGTCGAGCACGTCGAGCTGCTCGGACACGAGACTCTCGTGCATGCAGCGATCGCTGCGGATTCCAGGGGAAAACCGCCATTTCGCGTGATCGCACGGATGTCCGGAGCGCACGCACCGGGGCACGGGCAGCGAGTCGGTCTGGCGATGCAGCAGGATGCGCTGCACTTCTTCGGCGAGGACGGAACGGCCATCCGCTAG